The Thermodesulfobacteriota bacterium genome segment GCATGCCATCGGCTGTGGGCTATCAACCTACTCTGGCAACCGATTTAGGAGAGCTGGAAGAGAGGATTACATCAACGAAGAACGGCTCGATTACCTCAGTTCAGGCAGTATATGTTCCTGCAGACGATCTCACCGATCCGGCGCCGGCAACTACCTTTGCTCACCTGGATGCGACATCTGTTTTGTCTCGGCAGATCGCAGAGCTGGGAATATATCCTGCTGTTGATCCCCTTGATTCCACATCTAGAATCCTTGATCCCCAGATACTGGGAGAGGAGCATTATAGGGTAGCCAGGGAGGTTCAATCAATTCTTCAACGGTATAAAAATCTTCAGGATATTATTGCTATCCTTGGAATGGAAGAGCTTTCAGAAGAAGATAAGCTCATAGTGTCGAGGGCCAGGAAGATTCAGAGGTTTCTATCTCAGCCATTCTTTGTAGCTGCAGAATTTACTGGTACAAAAGGGGTGTATGTAAAATTAGAGGATACTATAAAGGGCTTTAAAGAGATAGTAGAAGGAAAGCATGATGATCTTCCGGAGCAGGCATTCTATATGGTAGGTACCATAGAGGACGTACTTCAAAAAGCAGAGCGGTTGATGGCTGCATAACGAATTGAGGGAGAAATATCTGTGGAAGGGAAAATTCTTTTGGATATAGTTACACCAGAAAGGTCTGTAATAACGGAGGAGGTTAATGAAGTAACCGCCCCTGGGGAAGAGGGCGAATTCGGGGTTCTTCCCGGACACACCCCCTTTATTACAACATTGAAAATTGGAGAAATTAGATACCGGAAAAATGGAAACCCAAGCTATCTTGCAGTGAACTGGGGTTTTGCAGAAGTGACAGCCAATAGAGTTTATATCCTGGTTGAGACTGCTGAAAAAGCTGAGCAGATAGATTTAAAAAGGGCTGAAGCAGCCAGAGCCAGAGCAGAAGAGAGAATTAAAAAGGCAGGCAAGGAAGAAATAGACCATGCAAGAGCCCAGGCGGCTTTGAGCAGGGCACTAGCGAGGATCCAGGTTGCTTCAAGGGCGAGATAAGCCTGAGGCTATATCCCTTAAAGGGGGACGGGTTTAAAAACCCTGTCCCTTTTTTATTTTGGTAAGTAGCAAGGGGAATTTTTTTCAGAGAAGGATTGGTGTGAGAGAAATAGTCACAGTAATTCTGGCTGCTGGTAAGGGCACAAGGATGAAGTCCAATCTTGTGAAGGTACTTCATCCATTGATGGGTGAGCCCATGTTGTCCTTCCCTATAGAGGTGGCCAGAAAGATAAATTCTAAGGATATTATACTGGTAACAGGGTATCAGGCAGAGCTTATAAGGGAGCGGTTTAAAGAGGAAGGTCTGACTTTTGTCGAACAGAAAGAGCAACTAGGTACAGGGCATGCTGTTTTGTGTACAAAGGACACCCTGAAGGATTTTAAAGGAGACATATTAATACTATGTGGCGATGTGCCCCTAATTAAGGAAGGTACCGTCAGAGCATTGATAGCCGTTCACCGGAAAGAAAATTCTAAGATTACCGTTTTAACAACGAATCTCCCGAGTCCTGAGGGTTATGGAAGAATAATAAGAGGTAATGACCGCGAGATTTTAAGGATTG includes the following:
- a CDS encoding F0F1 ATP synthase subunit epsilon, with product MEGKILLDIVTPERSVITEEVNEVTAPGEEGEFGVLPGHTPFITTLKIGEIRYRKNGNPSYLAVNWGFAEVTANRVYILVETAEKAEQIDLKRAEAARARAEERIKKAGKEEIDHARAQAALSRALARIQVASRAR